A genomic segment from Pseudorca crassidens isolate mPseCra1 chromosome 6, mPseCra1.hap1, whole genome shotgun sequence encodes:
- the KCNJ3 gene encoding G protein-activated inward rectifier potassium channel 1 isoform X4, protein MSALRRKFGDDYQVVTTSSSGSGLQPQGPGQGPQQQLVPKKKRQRFVDKNGRCNVQHGNLGSETSRYLSDLFTTLVDLKWRWNLFIFILTYTVAWLFMASMWWVIAYTRGDLNKAHVGNYTPCVANVYNFPSAFLFFIETEATIGYGYRYITDKCPEGIILFLFQSILGSIVDAFLIGCMFIKMSQPKKRAETLMFSEHAVISMRDGKLTLMFRVGNLRNSHMVSAQIRCKLLKVKRTIEEV, encoded by the coding sequence ATGTCTGCACTCCGAAGGAAATTTGGGGACGATTACCAGGTAGTGACCACCTCGTCCAGCGGCTCGGGCTTGCAGCCCCAGGGGCCGGGCCAGGGCCCGCAGCAGCAGCTTGTGCCCAAGAAGAAGCGACAGCGGTTCGTGGACAAGAACGGCCGGTGCAATGTCCAGCACGGCAACCTGGGCAGTGAGACGAGCCGATACCTCTCGGACCTCTTCACCACCCTGGTGGACCTCAAGTGGCGCTGGAACCTCTTCATCTTCATTCTCACCTACACCGTGGCCTGGCTCTTCATGGCGTCCATGTGGTGGGTGATTGCCTACACTCGGGGCGACCTGAACAAAGCCCACGTCGGCAACTACACGCCCTGCGTGGCCAACGTCTATAACTTCCCTTCGGCCTTCCTCTTCTTCATCGAGACCGAGGCCACCATCGGCTATGGCTACCGCTACATCACCGACAAGTGCCCCGAGGGCAtcatcctcttcctcttccagTCCATTCTCGGCTCCATCGTGGACGCCTTCCTCATAGGCTGCATGTTCATCAAGATGTCCCAGCCCAAGAAGCGCGCGGAGACCCTGATGTTTAGCGAGCACGCGGTGATCTCTATGAGGGACGGAAAACTCACGCTCATGTTCCGAGTGGGCAACCTGCGCAACAGCCATATGGTCTCCGCGCAGATACGCTGTAAGCTGCTCAAA
- the KCNJ3 gene encoding G protein-activated inward rectifier potassium channel 1 isoform X5: MSALRRKFGDDYQVVTTSSSGSGLQPQGPGQGPQQQLVPKKKRQRFVDKNGRCNVQHGNLGSETSRYLSDLFTTLVDLKWRWNLFIFILTYTVAWLFMASMWWVIAYTRGDLNKAHVGNYTPCVANVYNFPSAFLFFIETEATIGYGYRYITDKCPEGIILFLFQSILGSIVDAFLIGCMFIKMSQPKKRAETLMFSEHAVISMRDGKLTLMFRVGNLRNSHMVSAQIRCKLLKG, translated from the coding sequence ATGTCTGCACTCCGAAGGAAATTTGGGGACGATTACCAGGTAGTGACCACCTCGTCCAGCGGCTCGGGCTTGCAGCCCCAGGGGCCGGGCCAGGGCCCGCAGCAGCAGCTTGTGCCCAAGAAGAAGCGACAGCGGTTCGTGGACAAGAACGGCCGGTGCAATGTCCAGCACGGCAACCTGGGCAGTGAGACGAGCCGATACCTCTCGGACCTCTTCACCACCCTGGTGGACCTCAAGTGGCGCTGGAACCTCTTCATCTTCATTCTCACCTACACCGTGGCCTGGCTCTTCATGGCGTCCATGTGGTGGGTGATTGCCTACACTCGGGGCGACCTGAACAAAGCCCACGTCGGCAACTACACGCCCTGCGTGGCCAACGTCTATAACTTCCCTTCGGCCTTCCTCTTCTTCATCGAGACCGAGGCCACCATCGGCTATGGCTACCGCTACATCACCGACAAGTGCCCCGAGGGCAtcatcctcttcctcttccagTCCATTCTCGGCTCCATCGTGGACGCCTTCCTCATAGGCTGCATGTTCATCAAGATGTCCCAGCCCAAGAAGCGCGCGGAGACCCTGATGTTTAGCGAGCACGCGGTGATCTCTATGAGGGACGGAAAACTCACGCTCATGTTCCGAGTGGGCAACCTGCGCAACAGCCATATGGTCTCCGCGCAGATACGCTGTAAGCTGCTCAAA